From Sphingobium sp. B2D3C:
TGGTTCGCGACTGACGGTGCAATCATGCTCGTCGCGCAGTGCCGCGCTGAGCGCCGCTAAGGTGCCTTCCGCATCGGAGCGCGCGCCGATGCTGAGCTGCGTGGCGAGATCCTCGGCGGCGGTGTCCAGATCATGGAAATAATTGTCGAACAGCCGCAGCCGATCGCTCACCTGATCGAAAGTCGCGCGTGCGCCCGGCAGCAGGCCGTTACCAAGCGCCTGTTCGGCCATGGCCAGCCGACCTTCGGTCTGTCGGAGCGCGTGATGCAACTCGACATAGCGCGCTGCAAATTCGGGGTATTGAACATGCAGCCGCTCGGTCCGCTCGGGATCGGGAGGCGGTGAGCGATGGCCGGGCTTGGCGAGCGCCCAGTTGAAGGCGCCGAGCAACTGCTCCTCAGGCCGGGCATCGAAATCGGACCAGTCGAGAGGAAAGGCCGCCGCCAGCGCGGCCTTTACCCGTGCGGTCAGGGGACGGTCGTTATTCTCCAGTTGCGAGAGATAGGAGACGGAGATGCCCAGCAGCCGCGCCATGCCCGCCTGATCGAGCCGGCTCTGCAGACGCAGGTCGCGCACTTTCTGGCCAACGAACAATCTGTTTCCGCGTGGCAAGGACTGTCTCCGGGTTGCGAGTCGGGGTGAGGGATCGCCGCACTGGCCGGAACGGCGGGCACGATCCGCAAATTTTTCATAGGCGGGTTAGCTGCTGTGCCGATCAACAAGGACGATCCTTCAAGGCGCCCACACCGTAGCGGAACCGGTTCATTTCGCAATTCCGCAAATTGCTGCCGGTGCTTGCCGATCCAAACTCGCTCTGGCGCGACGCTTGCGGCGCGCCGGTACGATGCTAGCCTACGCTCCGTCAGAACAGCGGCTGGCAACCGTGCTGCGAGGGAGGATGGGTTGAGCGAGATCGTGCTGTCCACGCTGGACGATGGGGTGCTGACCCTTGCCCTTAACCGCCCCGAGCGGCTTAATGCCTTGTCCGCCGGCCTGCTGGCAGACCTGACCCGCAAGCTCGATGAAGGCGTGCGTGCAGGCGCGCGATCCGTGTTGATCACCGGGACGGGCCGGGCGTTCTGCTCCGGCGCGGATCTGGCCGATAGCGAAGGCATCGGCGCCGATCTCGGGAAGACCCTGGCGACCTATTATCATCCTCTGTTCCTGCGGCTGGCCGGGCTCGATATCCCGGTGGTGAGCGCGATCAACGGACCGGCTGTTGGCGCTGGCGTCGCCTTGGCGCTGGCCGCCGACATCGTGGTGATGGCGCGCTCTGCCTATTTGCAGCTTGGCTTCGTCAATATCGGGCTGGTGCCCGATGCTGGCGCGACATGGCTGGTCGCGAAGAGCGCCGGGCGCGCCAAGGCGCTCGAACTGGCGTTACTGGGCGAGGCCATGAGCGCTCAGGAGGCGCAGGATGCCGGGCTGGTCGCCCGCGTGACCGACGATGACAGGCTTGACGAAACCGCGCGCGGTCTTGCCCTCAAGCTGGCGCAGGGGCCGACCCGTGCCATCGGCATGATCCGCAAGCAGGTCGCTGCCGCGCTCAATCACAGCCTGTCGGAGACGATGGGCATCGAAGCCGCCAATCAGGCAGCGGCCGGCCACAGCGCGGATTTTCAGGAGGGCGTCGCGGCCTTTCTGGAGAAGCGGGTGCCGCGCTTTCAGGGGGGGTGAGCGAGAAACGCTACGGAATTCGGCTCGTTAGAAGACCGAAGGCTGCGATTTTTCTTTGTGTCATCTTTCCAGCTTTGAGGGCACCATTTGATCGATCTGACGATAGCCCGTTCGTTTCGTCCTGTGGCAACGTTTTACTAACCTTTGAACGCTTAGCACTCTCCTAAACTCAGAGACGATTGGACGGCGTGGAGAGCTTTTACCATCTGGTCGTGGTTGATCAGCAGATTCGGGGCATGCTGATCATTGTGGCGATTTGCGGGTCTGGCATTTTAACGGCCACGGCCATTCTCAGTCATACGTTCAACATGAAATCGCAGAGCGTACGTCGGACCTGGCTTGTGATGGCCGGGCTGGTGACAGGCGTTTCGTTTTCGGCGATCCTGCTGACAGGGGTTGCGGCCTTGGGTGCGCGTGCCGGAACGACTACCGGGCCTGACATGGACCGTATCATCGTCGAAGGCGTGGCCAGCCTGCTCTTTATGACTGCCCTTGTTCTGGCCTGGCGTGGATTGATGGGTGGCAGTGCGGCATCGGCTGATGACGGCCTGCTTGCCGAGGCACTCGACGAGCTTGCCCATGTGCAAGCGCATCATCGCGCCTATGTCGAGCTCAATCCCCAGATCGCCTGGATGGCCGATGCGGAGGGACGCATCACCGAAATTGGCCCGCTTTGGGCTGAACAGGTAGGTCTCGATCTGGAGGCTGGGCTGGGATATGGATGGACGCAGGCCGTTCATCCTGATGACCTTCCGACCGTTCAGGCCTTGTGGGCGGACGTTGTCAAAAATCAGTCGGATGCCGCCGATGTCCGCTATCGCATCCGCATGGCGAACGGGATGTACCGCTGGTACCGGGCGCGCGCACGGCCTCACCGGGGTGAAGATGGCAAAGTCCTCGCTTGGTATGGCACGCTGGAAGACATTCACGACCATGTGATCGCCGAAACCGCGCTCAGGCAGAGCGAGGAGCGCTACCGCCTGGCGGCGGAAGCTGGGAACGACGTCATATGGGACTGCTCCCTGCCAACCGGCATTACGACCTGGAGCGGGGCGTACAAAAAAGTCTTGGGTTATCCAGAACTGGATAAGGCCACGCATTTCGATTGGTGGATCGAGCGTATTCACCCCGATGACCGGGAGCGGGTCCTCGCGAACCAGAGGCGGGCCCTGGAGAGTGGCCAGAAATTCTGGCTCGAGGAGTTCCGGTTTCGCACGGCAAAAGGGACGTTCATCGATACCAAGGCGCGAAGTGTCATCGTGCGTGGCGACAAAGGCGTAGCAGTCCGGCTTGTCGGATCGATACTGGATATCACCAAGCAGAAGCAGGCGCAGGCCGAGCTGAACTGGGCTGCGTATCACGACCACCTTACGAGGCTCCCGAACCGGGCTCTTTTCGGCGTTCGCATCCAGGCCGCGATCGACGCGGCATGTGATTCCGGTGATCCGGTGGCGCTCATGATCCTGGATCTCAATGGGTTCAAGGAAATGAACGATTCGCTTGGCCATGCCGCAGGCGACCGGGTGTTGGTAGAGGTCGCTCGGCGCCTTTCCTCCTGTATCCCGGAAGGGGCGACAGCGGCTCGGCTGGGCGGCGATGAATTTGCGATCATCTTGCCTGGCCTGTCTGCGGCGGACAAATATCGCCCGGTGGCGGACGCCTTAAAGCGCTGCTTTGAAGTGCCGGTGCAGATCGAAGAACTGCGCATTCCGGTGAGCTTTTGCGTAGGTGTCGCTGTCTGGCCGCGCGATGGCTTTGAGCCCGGGGACCTGCTGATCGCGGCTGACCTCGCTCTCTACGCAGCCAAGGCCGACATGCCCGGCTCCGTTCGTGAGTTCTCGCCGTCACTCAAGGTCGCATCCGAGAGGCGAACCCGCATGCTGGTCATGGCGCGCGCAGGGTTGGACGAGGACCGCATCGTGCCGTTCTACCAACCCAAGGTGAACCTCCAGACCGGG
This genomic window contains:
- a CDS encoding enoyl-CoA hydratase-related protein, translating into MSEIVLSTLDDGVLTLALNRPERLNALSAGLLADLTRKLDEGVRAGARSVLITGTGRAFCSGADLADSEGIGADLGKTLATYYHPLFLRLAGLDIPVVSAINGPAVGAGVALALAADIVVMARSAYLQLGFVNIGLVPDAGATWLVAKSAGRAKALELALLGEAMSAQEAQDAGLVARVTDDDRLDETARGLALKLAQGPTRAIGMIRKQVAAALNHSLSETMGIEAANQAAAGHSADFQEGVAAFLEKRVPRFQGG
- a CDS encoding putative bifunctional diguanylate cyclase/phosphodiesterase, with amino-acid sequence MESFYHLVVVDQQIRGMLIIVAICGSGILTATAILSHTFNMKSQSVRRTWLVMAGLVTGVSFSAILLTGVAALGARAGTTTGPDMDRIIVEGVASLLFMTALVLAWRGLMGGSAASADDGLLAEALDELAHVQAHHRAYVELNPQIAWMADAEGRITEIGPLWAEQVGLDLEAGLGYGWTQAVHPDDLPTVQALWADVVKNQSDAADVRYRIRMANGMYRWYRARARPHRGEDGKVLAWYGTLEDIHDHVIAETALRQSEERYRLAAEAGNDVIWDCSLPTGITTWSGAYKKVLGYPELDKATHFDWWIERIHPDDRERVLANQRRALESGQKFWLEEFRFRTAKGTFIDTKARSVIVRGDKGVAVRLVGSILDITKQKQAQAELNWAAYHDHLTRLPNRALFGVRIQAAIDAACDSGDPVALMILDLNGFKEMNDSLGHAAGDRVLVEVARRLSSCIPEGATAARLGGDEFAIILPGLSAADKYRPVADALKRCFEVPVQIEELRIPVSFCVGVAVWPRDGFEPGDLLIAADLALYAAKADMPGSVREFSPSLKVASERRTRMLVMARAGLDEDRIVPFYQPKVNLQTGQIDGWEALLRVAENGQVLPPAAIEAAFSDAEMSVRLTDRMICGIFADIARWRADGLEPGRIAVNVSAGDFRAPSLPARLEDAARTHRQGLAQIDIEVTETVLIGQLGPEVARMLEELRGLGVMVALDDFGTGYASLSHLQQFPVDVIKIDKSFIDRIEDSTPGATAVIDAVLQMARRLGMQTVAEGVETIAQARYLRARGCTLGQGFLFSKPVPASQVPSLLRGKAYGHWEFGGVG